GTTACATTAGAAGATTCTTGGACCAAAGAAAGTTTATTGAAGTAGAAACTCCAATGATGAACGTTATTGCTGGTGGTGCTACCGCTAAGCCATTTATTACCCACCATAATGACCTTGATATGGACATGTACATGAGAATTGCTCCAGAATTGTTCTTGAAACAACTGGTTGTCGGTGGTTTGGATCGTGTTTACGAAATTGGTAGACAATTCAGAAATGAAGGTATCGATATGACACATAATCCAGAATTCACCACTTGTGAGTTTTATCAAGCCTACGCTGATGTTTATGATTTGATGGATATGACTGAATTGATGTTTTCAGAAATGATCAAGGAGATCACTGGTTCttatattatcaaataCCATCCGGACCCTGCTGATTCAGCGAAAGAACTGGAATTGAACTTTTCTAGACCATGGAAGAGAATCAATATGattgaagaattggaaaaagtaTTCAACGTTAAGTTCCCATCTGGCGATCTATTACATACAGCTGAGACTggtgaatttttgaaaaaggttCTTGTCGACAACAAATTAGAATGTCCACCTCCACTAACTAATGCTCGTATGTTAGATAAGCTTGTCGGTGAATTAGAAGATACATGTATCAACCCAACTTTCATATTTGGCCACCCTCAAATGATGTCTCCATTAGCCAAGTACTCAAGAGATCAACCGGGTCTATGTGAGCGTTTCGAGGTCTTTGTAGCTACAAAGGAAATTTGTAATGCCTACACGGAATTGAATGATCCGTTTGACCAAAGGGCTCgttttgaagaacaagcaAGACAAAAAGATCAAGGTGATGATGAAGCTCAGTTAGTCGATGAAACCTTCTGTAATGCTCTAGAATACGGTTTACCACCAACCGGTGGTTGGGGTTGTGGTATTGATAGATTGGCCATGTTCTTAACGGATTCCAACACAATTCGAGAAGTTCTATTGTTCCCGACTTTGAAACCAGATGTTCTGAGGGACGAAGTTAAGAAAGAAggggaagaaaaatgagTGTCATTGTCCCTCATTATTCGCATGTGATATAATATAACTACTgctttcgttttctttttatattataCAATAGATTTGTCTACGTAGCCATAACCTATGTACCTTAATATGTCCCCAGGAAAAAGTCAATTTTGTAGCTAATCTTAAAATGTAGTGACTCTATTAAGCATTTGATTGACGGTAGCGTAATTGCAATCAAACAGATCTTGTAAGTTTCCCACTCCTTTTCAATTCCAAAGCTTTTTTGTAGGGAGGGTTTGTCGGACTTTGAACAGGATCTAAGGACGATGAACTACCCGCAATCGAAGAAGGCAGGTCATGATAGGTCGCATCTGAGTCAAAACTCTCAAGACTGCCGCAAGCCATAAACTCGGCTATGTTTCTTTCCTCTTCATTCCAAGGAGACAATTTGTCTGATATACATAACTTATTCAAAAAACagccttgaaaaaattcatcaacagATGTATTAACGTCCAATTTTGGTGTCCAATTGGATGGTGGGTTATAGCCTAAACAAACAATAAAAGCTTCCAGAGATGTACCTCTTGATGATCTCGGCTTTGCGCAaacaattttatcaaataaaTAGCCCAATTGGGAGTATAGCATATCTATATCACGACCTCTGAAGATCTTTGCAACAAAAGTTCCACCTTTTTTCAGAATGCACGCAGTAAGTTGTAGCGCACTCATGATTAGCTGTTGTTGAACGTATTCGTCAAGGTCGTGTAAACCAGTGACATCAGGCGCACCGTCACTACAAACAAAATCGGCCTTCTCGTTACCAAATAGGTTCAGAATCCTAGCCAATGTTTTAGGATGAGTAATATCGGCTTGTAAAGTTGTTACATGAGGTATGGGGGACATCGGTTGTAAATCGACTGAGACAATTTTCCTGTCCTCTTTATCTGAATTAGTACTTTCGTCAAATAGTTTTCTCGAGAGTACCTGTGACCATGAGCCTGGTGCGGCACACAAATCTACAACTCTCTTTAAGTTTGGATCATccaagaaatgaaattgtTCATTGAGTTGAAGTAGTTTAAAAGCAGATCTAGCTCTGTAGCCCTGTTCTTTTGCCTTTCTATAATACAAATCCCTTTTGTCTTTGCTGCTCTTACCCATCTTAGatgcttttgttttttagCCTGTCTTGTACTCATCTGTTGTTTTACAGTGAAGTTGGAGCATCgcttgaaaattttcaactcGCGATGGTTATTGTTAGcgcaaaataataatgccCGctaaaatttatcaatactTTATTTTACCAGGATATTTAACACATCCGTAGGTCTGCCCTCTATGAGGAGAGGACGTGGCTATCTATTCTAGTtaaatctgaaaaatgtCTTTTATATAACATAAGGGGAAGATATTAACCGTACATGCCCCAGTCTTCTTCTAGTTCTGCTTCGGTTGTATCAATCTCATTAATGACTCGGTGGCCCAAAACATTATCTCTGCATAGTGGACAGGTTGTACTTCGAGAAAGCCAGACAGACAGGCACTCTAAATCGAATTTGTGATGGCAGTGAGGTAATTCAACTACTAAGGGGTATTCATCTTCTAAATAATTAGTGTAACAAATAGAGCAGTTGTCAGTTATTTTgagcttttttttgttgattcGTGGTAAAGAGGCTGCAAAAGTATCAGGACAGCCTGCGTTCTTACCTTTATCCATTTCTTGCAGCCATTCTTCTTGTAATGATTCTGGAAGCAATTGGGATAATAGTTGTAAAAGTAATGTTGAATCAGAATATCCATCACCGTCACCATCCGAGTtaccaaaattttgaaacaaacCTTGTAATTGAGATCTGACCTGCCTTCTCTGCTCTTCTTGTGAAGTTTCTCCTACTTCTTGATTGTTATCCCTTGAATTTTGTTGTATTCCATGTTCCTCTAATCTGATAGTGAATGGAGAATAAAGTTCAGTTAGTTAATTGGTATTCGGGAACTTGCTTTATAATCAATCTTTACATACCTTCATATGTAGACATTTTGTTAATTGTGGTTACGTTTGATGAAGAGTTCTCTCTATACTACTTCTTTAACAGTGGCAAAACTAGTATTATAACAAAATCAGCGCTTCTCGGTGCAACAAAAGCCGCCCATATCAATTTTGGCCAACTTAGGCAAAACGACGTCATGACtagagaaaagaagagcatACATCACCACATATACCAGTTCAAGAAGATAATCCGCCACCAAGATGGGATATCATATGGAATACGGAAATATTGAGCCTATTCATCAAGGCTGCCACCAAATAGTTTTGTTTCTCATATACAGACTACAGATGCTTTCTAGTTTGTTACACTTGGCATATCTTACATTGTTCGGATTATGtatcaaagaaactttGTCTATATACGGGTAGAGTACCACAATAGAATCGAAATTGCgtctttttcattcattaacaatttttttggggGAACTGAATTATTATTCTTCGTGGAACGATTCCTTTGACTCTCGATCTTACGTAAGTTGTAATTTCTAGTCATACTTCTAAGTTCATCATAGGGGGTAAGGCTCTTACAAGTTACTGCATCCAATCGCTCTCGTTTTTCTCGGAATACTCCAATTTCTGTAATTGAGACACTATTGCCTAGAAAGACTGGTTCTTTCATGAACATAGTCAAGAAAAGTTCATTTCCTAGCCGGGTCCCCATAATCAGAAACGACTTACACATATCATTAACTTCTCCAGTCACGGGGCCAGCATTATCTTGAGCAGAGGAGCTTCTCGTAATTGCATTGTTTTTAGGCGCAGATTGTTCGCTGTGATGAAGCAGAGATACATTGCATCCTATTGACTTCTTGACCATTTTTTCCCCTTTGCCAATACttctttcaatatttcTCAGCCGCGTTTCATTCGCGCTATCAATTGATATGCCGCTTCCCATTGCTTCATAGTCGGGATTTGATTGATATGGCCGTACTAAGGCCTCTGTCGTGTTATCGTGACTTAATAAGTCGTATTCATCAAAGACGTCATAGATGAGATTTTCATCGCTTTGGATCACGGTTACCATATTTGGGATAAGGATGTCGATAACAGACTCCTTCAAATGCGGAACCATGAATTCCTCAGAATTTTTCTGATCAGCAATGTTGCCCCTATTACTGAGATTGTTTTCACTAAAGTTTATTACAATGGATATGTGTTCGCTGGTTTTCAAACTACATTCATCTACTTCAGTTGAGTTTTTATGTATTTTCAGAAAAGCATTTTTCCCcctaaaagaaaagattaaatACCCAATAATTACACCTAGGAATACTGTTGACGCCCAGATATCTTCTTGGtcgttgtttttttgtGCCTCAATTTGTAATCTGGTCGCAAGATCACGAGAGCCAATCGTGACAACATCATGGATAATAACCTTGATGGAGTCGGAAAAAGATCTTAAAAATGTACATGAGTATTTCCAAATACTGGCCAAAATTCTCCctatattgaaaaataaaagtgTCGTTTCCTTCTTCGTAGAATTTAGAATTTCTAGTCTTGTCATTCTGAAGTCTGAACCATATTCATATGGAAAAGTGCTTTTTAAACTGAGTTCCTCcatattttaaattttctgtGTTGGCAAAAGAAGAGCTATTAAATAAATTAGTCAATATATCATGTACCTTTGAAATCTTCTCTCtctaaaaataatatttttatggCAACTTCTTTTAAAATTGTGTCACTCCCATTCTATTTGTACACTATAAAATTCGGCCGAATTATCACTTCGGGCTTCGATAGAAAGAACCTGGACAGGAGTAGAGCGCAAGTATAACAAACAGCTAAAAGCGATAAAGCGAACAGATAAAATGCTCGGGCTAACGTAGAGTACAGCATTCTTTATAGTTTTGTCAGATATAGTGAAGCAACTTAGATGAAGTTGCTAACTCAACttgcttttgtttattACTTGCAAAGGAGTTGGATGGCCTACACGGATCAAACCGTTCATCCCTCTAACCTGTGATTTTTTGGTGTTTCGTCTATATTGTTAACTTGTTAGCCCGAGGTTTcgatttctttgatttaGCCTTATGGACCTTCTTTGatgtctttttcttttctttcttcgGGTTATCTGCATCCTTTGTAGGGAAGGGAAGCCCTAGTTCCAATTGAATAAGCTTATTTAAACTCAAACTaagttttatattttctgcGGTGTTGGCTCCGAATGACGCAGCTGAAAACCCAGATGACCAAggaataataaatattctgAAACGATCGATAGGCAAAACTCCTCTCTTCAGGCCCTTCGGTGTGGTAAGTGTATCACTTATTTTATTGACGAACCGCTCTCCCAATTCGATAGATTGAAATCTTACGCCTCCACACTTCGCCTTATGGTTAACTACCAATGTTAATGAATTCCCATCGCTCCATTTCTTTATACCTAATAATTGTGAGATAGTATCAGCTATTTTCCATTCAGGGATTGAAGCATCAATAttataaaggaaaaacgATCTAGTGGATGCGTCCTTTGAGAACGATTCATTCAAgggtattttcttcagaaCGTGAGATATGTCCACGGACACGAATTTTCCCAAGTTTTTGACGTCAGTCATatctttttcgtttttatGCAATGCAGTTGTGTCCTTTATTTCCAATGGAGGACTCGAGTCATCTGATGCTGCTCGCAGaagtatatttttcagcttATCAACGATATTGTCTGCTTCTGAGGCATCGCTCGTGATTTGAGCTCCTCCCAATTTCACATTTTTTAGCGACAAGAACCTTTTCATCATGTCGTTTCTTGCCTCCTCGGTCATGACGTTTTCCTCGTTCACGATGGATATTAAATGATCCCGCAGTTGTATAGGGATGTGCCACCTTGAATCAAGCATACAGCATTGACAAATGTTTCTTTGAGTGGCGCATCTTACACATATTAATGTTTTAATGATATTATTGCTTCGTTTTGATGTTTTAAAATGGTATAAGGTGAACGGTAGGGTACAAATCTTACATTCAGAGCCTTGGGGAATCTTAGTCATCCGTATATTACTCTCATCGCCTAAGCATTGCTCACATATATTGGGTGACGGCTCATTGATTTCATCATTCATTGTGTTAAAAGATAAACAGTATTTTTCCTTAGCTATTTTTTATTCGACTTCTCCCAAAATTATTACCATCATAGTCATCATATTATCGATAAAATTTGCTGtagcatttttttcgttaGCCCTTGATGGTTAAACGTCATCAAAATAGAGGGTAATCCCTACATGCATAAGGTTTAAAACTCCATGTTCCTTCGAGTcttaacaaaaaaatttctgcaTAAGAGAGCCGACCCACGTTCCCGCTACTGTTCTTGGTAAGTGAGTGTTCATAACCCCTTAGTTATATTACTATTTATCAGTCTTTTATTTGTATGTTATTGAATATTTAAATGTTTCTGCCTGAGCTCACGCAGCTGACTCACATCAACTGCTAGTTTCCCTTCTCTTccagtttcttttcttcttattcGCATGAGTTCGGTAATGCTGATTACAGTTATCATGTCTACTAAATCTCTGTCCACAACCCTCGTGCGGACAGatgtgatttttttctcctgTATGGATTCTGTTATGTCTTGAAAGATGACCAGAAGTGGTGAACCCAGTAGAGCAGATCTTACAGAAATGACGAGTCCTCTGTCCTGTCGCACTGGTTTTCGTagatttcaatttcatcacGGTCTTTGTCGGTTTGTTTATTTTAGTTGTGCCATATATATCTGATTTACTGTTACCGGTATTCTCCGCTTTTACTATATTAATATTGTGCAATGGCGATATCGGTGATGTCTTGCCGCTCTCTGTGAGGCTTGAAATAGTCGTGTCACTTGTTTTACTGGCTTGTTTTCCAGAGAAAAAATCGAAAGCGCACTTATTCAGTTTGTCTTTCAAGTCGTCATCAATTAGATGTGATGTTTTCATCAAAGGTATCAGAGTTTGATATTTCCGTTCATTACTAAAAGAGAACATTTCTGGCATTAGAGTTATCTGAGAAGGCGAACATTCGAAAGTCATAGGAAATTCACATTTCCCATTTTTGGCTAGAATAGTTGTCATCAAGTTGTCTTTGTAACCTATAGACATCTGGGTGGTTATTTGaaagctttatttttttgtttttcgAGCAATATCGAGGATTCATGTGACTTGACACTGAAAATGCATCTGAGCTATCATGATGTgataattatttatatgCAAAAATTTAGGCCAGGTAATATACAAGAGGTAAACGATTTAGAGAGGGTGTAAGATTTGCCTGTTAGCGACATAGGGGCTACTGCACGGTGTAGCATGTAATAGCCAGATGTGATTCCCCTAAATTCAGGCCCTTCTCCAAGGAGAATGCAACGATAGGCCGTTCGTTTGACATTGAAACTTTTCTCAACGACGATGATGTCTCGCAACATAAGAAAACATGAGATCAGAAAAGTGCTGCCAAACGCAAGAAGCCACTTATCAATTGCCACGGCTGCGCGTTTTTCTGGGACGTGCTGACAAACGAGAAAAGATGGCTTTGTAGTCAGTTTAAGGCCCTGTGTACTTTTTTCCTACAAgaaatttctcttttggCCTGGGGTCTTTAAACGGACGGGTGCCCTGAGAGTACTTTCGCATAATCCAGGGATGGCTTTTTCACAGTCGTTTAACATTCGTTTATAAAGTACCGACAAGAAATGCCAAATCCCggtaaaagagaaaaaaaaaggcagaCCAACGTTGGAGCAGTCCATGCCAGCTGTCCTTGGGCAGATAGTTTTACGTCTGGCTTGAAAGGTTATactctcctttttttcttggcttTGGGAATAAGATcgttttgttgttttgtaTGCAGAGCTGGCGGCTCTGCAGGGATTTATCATCTTGAGtaccatttttcttgaagcaTCTTTTGTTGAAAGGACTTGTATGACATCATagtggaaattttttcagctcGTGAAAATTAAGAAGGCCTACGATTTTAGACGTTGTGATTAGGCATCTTTTCAAGCTCAAGGGTTACTTGATCTTATGCTGGTTGTAGGCCAGCCGGTGTAGCCACGTGTtaaatcttcaattttttttttttttcaaaagaggGTCTGGTCCCGTCTATTTTATTTCATgcatattctttttcaaggaGGCTCTTCGCTACGCCTTGGCATAATAACATGTTTGGTAGGGTCCATTTTTTTAGCGCTGGCGATGCCCATATTTGGC
The nucleotide sequence above comes from Saccharomyces paradoxus chromosome II, complete sequence. Encoded proteins:
- a CDS encoding lysine--tRNA ligase, whose product is MSQQDSATAASDSVANLHLDETTGEMVSKSELKKRIKQRQIEAKKAAKKASAQPKPASKKKTDLLADLDPSQYFEARSRQIQELRKTHVPNPYPHKFHVSVSNPEFLAKYAHLKKGETLPEEKVSIAGRVHAKRESGSKLKFYVLHGDGVEVQVMSQLQDYHDQESYERDHDLLKRGDIVGVEGYVGRTQPKKGGEGEISVFVSRVQLLTPCLHMLPADHFGFKDQETRYRKRYLDLVMNKDARNRFITRSEIIRYIRRFLDQRKFIEVETPMMNVIAGGATAKPFITHHNDLDMDMYMRIAPELFLKQLVVGGLDRVYEIGRQFRNEGIDMTHNPEFTTCEFYQAYADVYDLMDMTELMFSEMIKEITGSYIIKYHPDPADSAKELELNFSRPWKRINMIEELEKVFNVKFPSGDLLHTAETGEFLKKVLVDNKLECPPPLTNARMLDKLVGELEDTCINPTFIFGHPQMMSPLAKYSRDQPGLCERFEVFVATKEICNAYTELNDPFDQRARFEEQARQKDQGDDEAQLVDETFCNALEYGLPPTGGWGCGIDRLAMFLTDSNTIREVLLFPTLKPDVLRDEVKKEGEEK
- the TRM7 gene encoding tRNA methyltransferase TRM7 (2'-O-ribose methyltransferase~similar to YBR061C), with protein sequence MGKSSKDKRDLYYRKAKEQGYRARSAFKLLQLNEQFHFLDDPNLKRVVDLCAAPGSWSQVLSRKLFDESTNSDKEDRKIVSVDLQPMSPIPHVTTLQADITHPKTLARILNLFGNEKADFVCSDGAPDVTGLHDLDEYVQQQLIMSALQLTACILKKGGTFVAKIFRGRDIDMLYSQLGYLFDKIVCAKPRSSRGTSLEAFIVCLGYNPPSNWTPKLDVNTSVDEFFQGCFLNKLCISDKLSPWNEEERNIAEFMACGSLESFDSDATYHDLPSSIAGSSSSLDPVQSPTNPPYKKALELKRSGKLTRSV
- a CDS encoding uncharacterized protein (similar to YBR062C), with translation MSTYEEEHGIQQNSRDNNQEVGETSQEEQRRQVRSQLQGLFQNFGNSDGDGDGYSDSTLLLQLLSQLLPESLQEEWLQEMDKGKNAGCPDTFAASLPRINKKKLKITDNCSICYTNYLEDEYPLVVELPHCHHKFDLECLSVWLSRSTTCPLCRDNVLGHRVINEIDTTEAELEEDWGMYG
- the CNM1 gene encoding Cnm1p (similar to YBR063C), translating into MEELSLKSTFPYEYGSDFRMTRLEILNSTKKETTLLFFNIGRILASIWKYSCTFLRSFSDSIKVIIHDVVTIGSRDLATRLQIEAQKNNDQEDIWASTVFLGVIIGYLIFSFRGKNAFLKIHKNSTEVDECSLKTSEHISIVINFSENNLSNRGNIADQKNSEEFMVPHLKESVIDILIPNMVTVIQSDENLIYDVFDEYDLLSHDNTTEALVRPYQSNPDYEAMGSGISIDSANETRLRNIERSIGKGEKMVKKSIGCNVSLLHHSEQSAPKNNAITRSSSAQDNAGPVTGEVNDMCKSFLIMGTRLGNELFLTMFMKEPVFLGNSVSITEIGVFREKRERLDAVTCKSLTPYDELRSMTRNYNLRKIESQRNRSTKNNNSVPPKKLLMNEKDAISILLWYSTRI
- the ECM2 gene encoding Pre-mRNA-splicing factor ECM2 (Pre-mRNA splicing factor~similar to YBR065C), which translates into the protein MNDEINEPSPNICEQCLGDESNIRMTKIPQGSECKICTLPFTLYHFKTSKRSNNIIKTLICVRCATQRNICQCCMLDSRWHIPIQLRDHLISIVNEENVMTEEARNDMMKRFLSLKNVKLGGAQITSDASEADNIVDKLKNILLRAASDDSSPPLEIKDTTALHKNEKDMTDVKNLGKFVSVDISHVLKKIPLNESFSKDASTRSFFLYNIDASIPEWKIADTISQLLGIKKWSDGNSLTLVVNHKAKCGGVRFQSIELGERFVNKISDTLTTPKGLKRGVLPIDRFRIFIIPWSSGFSAASFGANTAENIKLSLSLNKLIQLELGLPFPTKDADNPKKEKKKTSKKVHKAKSKKSKPRANKLTI
- the NRG2 gene encoding Nrg2p (Transcriptional repressor~similar to YBR066C), which codes for MSIGYKDNLMTTILAKNGKCEFPMTFECSPSQITLMPEMFSFSNERKYQTLIPLMKTSHLIDDDLKDKLNKCAFDFFSGKQASKTSDTTISSLTESGKTSPISPLHNINIVKAENTGNSKSDIYGTTKINKPTKTVMKLKSTKTSATGQRTRHFCKICSTGFTTSGHLSRHNRIHTGEKNHICPHEGCGQRFSRHDNCNQHYRTHANKKKRNWKRRETSS